From Astyanax mexicanus isolate ESR-SI-001 chromosome 13, AstMex3_surface, whole genome shotgun sequence, the proteins below share one genomic window:
- the si:ch73-168d20.1 gene encoding NACHT, LRR and PYD domains-containing protein 12 — translation MEVSPEDHIASTLVKLTAHTGGTICAPMISRNNIQGSVTVNINNIYRETSCNSTSTVPDAGSPVASALTEEYIVSCGLTHKSDLEKKFRNINEGISHQGTSTLLNKIYTELYVTEGGSGEVNNEHEIRQIEIKSKRQTTQETPINCNNIFKPSTGKDKYIRTVLTRGVAGIGKTVSVQKFILDWVEGKANQDILLMFPLSFRELNLIKEKTLSLLDLLHNFFPKLKQFRLIDLINCADFKLMFIFDGLDECRLPINLVKNTILSDASEPASVDVLLTNLIKGNLLPSALLWITSRPAAANQILLQYINQVTEIRGFSDPQKEEYFRKRISDESLAEQIITHIKSSRSLYIMCHIPVFCWIAATVLERKLSEAESGDIPKTLTQMFIHFLIFQIKHSSQKYEGKCDIDPHLTKERVLALGELAFQHLESGDLIFYEEDLRLCGTDVKDLLVYSGVCTQIFREEFGLHLEKVFSFVHLSVQEFLAALFAFYSFMTGKGNVLLKRASGFLNIFKKPQLFDFLRCAVDKALESKNGHLDLFLRFLLGLSLESNQNPLRGLLPQSGNISPKNDQIVNYIKKMIRENSSPEKSINLFHCLNELNDHSLVQEVQTYLRKGDDSCLNGVKLSPDQWSALVFVLLNSEEELDEFDLGKYHSSEECLLRLLPVVKASRKAVLRCCNLTEKGCAALASTFNSNSSCLRELDLSNNELQDSGVKKLCAGMKNPHCKLEALRLCNSIKEEGCVALVKALKSNPSYLRELNLNYNNLGESGVKELSDLLEDLHCKLKKLHLEDCSITEERCASLVKALKSNPSHLKELNLNHNKPGESGAEGLCKLLKDSECRLEKLQLHDCGITEESCEALVKALKSNPSHLRELNMSWNKLTKLGVIELSDLLKDPQCKLKKLQLEGCSITEKGCVALVQALKSNPSHLRGLTLNYCKPGESGVKEISDLLKDPQCKLEKLLLEGCSVAEEGCVSLLLALKSNPSHLKELSLSLNKTGDSGVKEISDLLKVPHCKLEKLQLWSCYLTEKSCAVLASALMSTCLKELDLSNNELQDSGVKKLSVGLENPECKLETLRLWGCELTGKSCAALASVLSKNNSSLKELDLKNNKLQDSGAKELSVGLKNLHCKLEKLGLSNCSIRGEGCAALVRALNSNPSHLKELNLTLNIPGELAKKLLSDLLRNPHCKLEKLNL, via the exons ATGGAAGTTTCCCCTGAAGACCATATCGCTTCTACCCTGGTCAAACTCACGGCTCACACTGGAGGAACCATCTGTGCTCCCATGATATCTAGGAATAATATTCAAGGATCAGTGACAGTCAACATAAACAACATATACAGAG AAACTTCTTGTAACAGCACCAGCACTGTTCCAGATGCAGGTTCTCCTGTGGCATCGGCTCTCACTGAAG AATACATTGTTTCATGTGGACTAACACACAAGTCTGACCTGGAGAAGAAGTTTAGAAatattaatgaaggaatctcacaTCAAGGAACTTCAACACTCCTGAATAAGATTTACACCGAGCTTTACGTtacagagggagggagtggagaggtcaacAATGAACATGAGATCAGACAGATTGAAATAAAATCCAAAAGACAAacaacacaggagacacccatcaacTGCAACAATATCTTTAAACCCTCAACAGGAAAAGACAAAtacatcagaactgtgctgacaagaggagttgctggaattggaaaaactgtCTCTGTTCAGAAGTTCATCCTGGATTGGGTTGAGGGAAAAGCAAATCAGGATATCCTTTTGATGTTTCCACTTTCTTTTAGAGAGCTGAACTTGATAAAGGAGAAAACCCTTAGCCTGCTGGATCTTCTTCACAACTTTTTCCCAAAACTAAAACAATTCAGATTAATAGACTTAATAAACTGTGCTGACTTCAAactcatgttcatctttgatggccTGGATGAATGCCGACTTCCAATTAATTTAGTGAAAAATACAATTTTGTCTGATGCATCAGAACCAGCTTCAGTGGATGTCCTGTTGAccaacctcatcaaggggaatctgcttccttCTGCACTCTTGTGGAtaacctctcgaccagcagcagccaatcaaatACTTCTTCAGTACATTAATCAGGTTACAGAGATCCGAGGGTTTAGTGAtcctcagaaagaggaatacttcaggaaaaggatcagtGATGAGAGTCTTGCTGAACaaattattacacatataaaatcctccagaagcctctacatcatgtgccacatcccggTCTTCTGTTGGATTGCAGCTACTGTCCTAGAGAGGAAGCTGAGTGAGGCGGAGAGTGGAGACATTCCCAaaactctgactcaaatgttcataCACTTCCTGATCTTCCAGATCAAACACAGCAGCCAGAAATATGAAGGAAAATGTGATATTGATCCTCATCTGACTAAAGAGAGAGTTCTGGCCCTGGGAGAACTGGCTTTCCAACATCTAGAAAGTGGGGACCTGATCTTCTATGAAGAAGACCTGAGGTTATGTGGAACTGATGTTAAAGACTTACTTGTGTATTCAGGAGTttgcacccagatcttcagagaGGAGTTTGGGCTACACCTGGAGAAGGTGTttagctttgtgcatctgagtgttcaaGAATTTCTTGCTGCCTTGTTTGCATTTTATTCGTTCATGACTGGCAAAGGAAACGTGCTGCTGAAGCGAGCCTCTGGATTTTTGAACATTTTCAAAAAACCACAACTGTTTGACTTCCTCAGGTGTGCAGTAGACAAAGCTTTAGAGAGTAAAAACGGACACCTGGATCTTTTCCTCCGCTTCCTTCTGGGCCTatcactggagtccaatcagaatCCTTTACGAGGCCTCCTGCCACAATCTGGAAACATCTCACCGAAAAATGATCAAATAGTCAATTACATCAAGAAGATGATCAGAGAGAATTCCTCTCCAGAGAAGTCCATCAACCTGTTCCACTgcctgaatgaactgaatgatcattctctagtgcaggaagtccaaACCTACCTAAGAAAAGGAGATGACAGTTGTCTCAATGGAGTTAAACTCTCTCCagatcagtggtcagctctggtgtttgtgttgctgaattcagaagaggagtTGGACGAGTTTGATCTTGGTAAATACCACTCATCAGAAGAATgccttctgaggctgctgccagtggtCAAAGCATCCAGAAAAGCTGT GCTGCGCTGCTGTAATCTGACAGAGAAAGGCTGTGCAGCTCTGGCTTCGACTTTTAACTCAAATTCTTCATGTTTGAGAGAGCTGGACCTAAGTAACAATGAACTACAGGATTCTGGAGTGAAGAAGCTCTGTGCTGGaatgaagaatccacactgtaaactggaggcATTAAG ACTATGTAACAGTATTAAAGAGGAAGGATGTGTTGCTCTGGTTAAAGCTCTGAAATCTAACCCTTCTTacctgagagagctgaatctgaattACAACAACCTAGGAGAGTCAGGAGTAAAGGAACTCTCTGATCTACTGGAGGATTTACATTGTAAACTGAAGAAACTTCA TCTGGAAGATTGCAGTATCACAGAAGAACGGTGCGCTTCTCTTGTTAAAGCTCTGAAATCCAATCCCTCACATCTGAAAGAACTGAATCTGAATCACAATaaaccaggagagtcaggagcAGAGGGACTTTGTAAACTACTGAAAGATTCAGAGTGTcgactggagaaactaca GTTGCATGACTGTGGTATTACAGAGGAAAGCTGTGAAGCATTGGTTaaagctctgaaatcaaacccctcacacctgagagagctgaatATGAGCTGGAATAAACTTACAAAGTTAGGAGTAATAGAGCTCTCTGATCTTTTGAAAGATCCACAATGTAAACTGAAGAAACTACA GCTGGAAGGTTGCAGCATTACAGAGAAAGGCTGTGTTGCTCTGGTTCaggctctgaaatcaaacccctcacacctgagaggACTGACTCTTAACTACTGTaaaccaggagagtcaggagtgaaagaaatctctgatctactgaaggatccaCAGTGTAAACTAGAGAAACTACT GCTCGAAGGCTGTAGTGTTGCAGAGGAAGGCTGTGTTTCTCTACTCttagctctgaaatcaaacccctcacacctgaaAGAGTTGAGTCTGAGTCTCAATAAaacaggagattcaggagtgaaagaaatctctgatctactgaaggtTCCACACTGTAAACTAGAGAAACTACA GCTTTGGAGTTGTTATCtcacagagaaaagctgtgctgTTCTGGCATCAGCTCTCATGTCAACATGCCTGAAAGAACTGGACCTGAGTAacaatgaactgcaggattcaggagtgaagaaGCTCTCTGTTGGACTGGAGAATCCTGAGTGCAAATTAGAGACACTGAG GCTTTGGGGTTGTGAGCTCACTGGGAAAAGCTGTGCAgctctggcctcagttctcagcaAAAACAACTCAAGTCTAAAAGAACTGGacttaaaaaacaataaactgcAAGATTCAGGAGCAAAGGAGCTATCTGTTGGACTGAAGAATCTGCACTGTAAACTGGAAAAACTGGG GCTGAGTAACTGTAGTATTAGAGGAGAGGGCTGTGCTGCTCTGGTTAGAGCTCTGAActcaaacccctcacacctgaaAGAACTTAATTTGACCCTCAATATACCAGGAGAGTTAGCAAAGAAGCTCCTCTCTGATCTACTGAGGAATCCTCACTGTAAACTGG
- the sgms2b gene encoding phosphatidylcholine:ceramide cholinephosphotransferase 2 has translation MAASQFPDSGEHASDSSGCHVEVTVADSSQATPPRQTHPASDTLDSVRKGDERPSRLSRSFAKVLRKNQDYIRITIPVTRLDRLPPEWWKTGLVFMWAGFNLFCTTVMITVVNDRVPNKSENPPLPDKFFDYIPRQEWAFKVTEVNGMILVTAWFFQWLFLKHRSIVGRRFFFLMGTLYLYRMVTMYITTLPVPSMHMNCAPKLDGDSIGMVHRVLQLLSGGGLTITGSHMMCGDFLYSGHTVMLTLTFLFIREYSPRSLWWYHLICWLLSAVGVVFILVAHEHYSVDVVVAYFITSRLFWWYHTMANNQSLRDSPHNYLNRVWWSYFFRFMERNVRSTVPCTFSWPVQPPTACFKMPCGRYSIVQSIREE, from the exons atggcagCATCTCAGTTTCCCGACTCAGGAGAGCATGCTAGTGACAGCAGCGGCTGCCATGTTGAAGTGACTGTAGCGGACAGTTCCCAGGCCACGCCCCCTAGACAGACCCACCCTGCATCAGATACACTTGACAGCGTTCGTAAAGGAGATGAACGGCCCTCGCGACTGTCCCGCAGTTTTGCGAAGGTTCTGCGTAAGAACCAGGATTACATCCGTATCACCATTCCAGTGACCAGGCTGGACAGGCTGCCCCCGGAGTGGTGGAAAACAGGCTTGGTCTTCATGTGGGCGGGGTTTAACCTGTTCTGCACCACAGTTATGATCACCGTGGTCAATGATAGAGTTCCCAATAAGTCAGAGAACCCGCCGCTGCCAGATAAGTTCTTTGACTACATTCCTCGCCAGGAGTGGGCCTTCAAGGTCACTGAGGTCAACGGCATGATCCTGGTCACAGCCTGGTTCTTTCAGTGGCTCTTCCTCAAACACAG ATCCATCGTAGGGCGGAGATTTTTCTTCCTGATGGGGACGCTCTATCTGTACCGCATGGTCACCATGTACATCACCACATTGCCTGTTCCAAGTATGCACATGAACTGTGCTCCCAAG CTGGATGGTGACTCCATAGGTATGGTTCATCGTGTTCTACAATTGCTCTCTGGAGGAGGTCTCACCATCACTGGCTCTCACATGATGTGTGGAGATTTTCTTTACAGTGGACACACAGTCATGCTCACGCTGACCTTCCTCTTCATCAGAGAGT ACTCCCCTCGCTCATTGTGGTGGTATCACCTCATTTGCTGGCTTCTAAGCGCAGTGGGCGTGGTCTTTATCCTCGTGGCTCATGAGCACTACAGTGTGGATGTGGTTGTGGCGTACTTCATCACATCGCGGCTCTTCTGGTGGTATCACACTATGGCCAACAACCAG TCTCTGAGGGACTCACCTCATAACTATCTGAACAGGGTGTGGTGGAGCTACTTCTTCAGGTTCATGGAGAGAAACGTTAGAAGTACGGTTCCCTGCACGTTCTCCTGGCCCGTACAACCGCCTACTGCCTGCTTCAAAATGCCCTGTGGAAGATACTCCATAGTCCAGAGCATTCGTGAAGAGTAA